The genome window TGTCTCTCTTGGGATTAATCACAGGCAGTCCTGTGCTTATACTCATGAGCAAAATGGTCGGGTAGAACGCCGTCATCGGCATATAGTGGAAACTGGGCTCGCTCTAATGGCTCAGGCCTCTGTTCCTAGTCGTTTCTGGGATTATGCGTTTGAAACTGCCGTCCATCTTATTAACAAACTGCCTACTTCTGTCTTGAATGGTGATAGCCCGCACTTTCGGCTGCATCGTTCACCTCCGTCCTATTCTTTTCTCCATGTCTTCGGTTGTCTCTGTTTCCCGTTGTTACGTCCTTATAATCGCAATAAGTTACAGTTTCGGTCTGCACCATGTGTTTTTCTGGGCTATCCGCCTTCCTTCCGTGGCTACCGCTGTTTGGACCTAGCTACTAATAAGGTCTTCATTTGCCGTCATGTGCGGTTTGTTGAAGCCGTTTATCCGTTTGTCTCCTCTGTTTCTGTGCAGGGTGTTCGTTCTTCTTCTCCAGATCTGCCATGGGGTGCGGGTGGTGTTCGTGTTTCGGACTCATCTCTTGTGTCTGCCGTTCCTGCTCCTGATCCCGACCTGGACACCCGGGCTTCGAGCTCTCGCACAGTGACTGATGACCATGAGGTAGCTGTGGTTCCTTCTCGGCAGCCTGTTCGTTCTCGTCGCCAGGCACGGCCTGCTGTTCGTTCTCATGGAATGGCTTTGCGGAGTCAGTCTCAACCTGGTGATCAGTTTTTTGCCTTGGCTGCACAGGTTAGTGTTCCTGAGCCCACGTGTTATTCGCAGGCCGTGTTGTTTCCAGAGTGGCGTGCTGCCATGGATCTTGAATTCAATGCGCTACTCCACAATCAGACTTGGAAATTGGTTCCTATTACGCCCGGTATGAATGTCGTAGGGTGTAAATGGGTGTTCAGGACGAAGAGGAAGGCTGATGGCACAGTTGAACGTCACAAGGCGCGTCTGGTTGCGAAGGGGTTTAACCAGGTGGCTGGCCAGGACTTTTTTGAAACGTTTAGTCCTGTGGTTAAACCGACGACTGTTCGGCTCTTGCTTTCTTTGGCTGTTTCTCGAGACTGGTGTGTTCGTCAGTTGGATGTTCATAACGCATTTCTCAATGGGGCTCTGGCTGAGACAGTTTATATGCGTCAGCCCCCGGGGTATGAGGACAAGTCTGCGCCTGATCATGTGTGTTTGTTGCAGCGTTCTTTGTATGGCCTCAAGCAGGCTCCACGGGCGTGGTTTACTCGGTTGCATGCTTTCTTGGTTTCAGTTGGTTTTACTCCGTCGCAGACTGACGtatccttatttatttattctcgTGATTCGGTTCATGTTTACCTGCTtgtctatgtggatgatatccTGATCATGGGTTCTGATTCCTCTCGTGTGTCTGCTGTTGTGTCTCGGTTGGCGACTGAGTTCAAGATTCGAGACATGGGTTCTCCTTCATTCTTTCTTGGGATTGAGATTATCCCTATGGCTTTCGGTATGCTCTTATCTCAACAGCGATATATGCGGGATATTTTGAAGCGGGCTGGTATGGTTGATTGTAAGCCTCTTGCTACTCCGGTCTCTACGGCTCGAGACACTCCGGTTGATGATGTTCCTTATGCTGATCCTACGCAGTATCGTAGTCTCGCTGGTGCCTTGCAGTATCTCACGGTTACTCGCCCTGATCTGTCTTTCGCGGTTAATCGGCTGTGTCAGCATATGCATGCTCTGACGACTGCTCATTAGGCTCTTTTGAAGCGTGTTCTTCGCTACGTCAAAGGTACTTTACATTATGGGCTCCATATTCGTAAATCTGCCTCGGTTGCggttcatgctttctctgattcggACTGGGCTGGTGATACTACTGATCGTAAGTCCACCTGTGGTTTTGCGGTCTATTTTGGTGATAATTTAGTTGCGTGGGCTTGTCGCAAGCAGCGTACCGTGGCCCGGTCGTCTACTGAGGCTGAGTACAAGGCTTTGGCTGATGTGTCTGCTGAGGTTACTTGGTTGGTTTCTCTTCTTCGTGAGCTTGGTCTTGGCTCGGCTGTGCCTCCCACTCTCTGGTGTGATAATTTGGGTGCCACCTACCTTTGTGCCAATCTGGTGTTCCATGCTCGCAcaaagcacgtggagattgactatcaCTTTGTCCGTGATAAGGTTGCTAAGAAAGAGCTGCAGGTTCATTTCATATCCACGAAGGATCAGTTGGCTGACATCTTCACGAAGTTTCTCGCAAGTGCTCGGTTTGCTCTGTTGAGGGACGAGTGCTGGGAGTGTTAGGACTCTAGTGTTAGTCATTAGTTAGGAGTCTTACTTGGGTTAGTATTCATATATTACTTCTGTACTACACTACGTAGGTTAATCAATCTCAGACTATAATCTTCATCTTTATTACCACCGTAAGTCCGTAACATATATAAAAGTTGATCAGTTGGTTCAAAGTAACAAAACTATGGCGCCGATCAACTTAGCACATACACGCAAATTAAACTGACGGATAGATTTACATGAAaggattattaaataaataacgtAGGTTTGTTTAGCCGGTGCCGGTGAGGCCGAGGTCGTCCTTGTGGTCTTCCTTACCGGCGCCGAAAACCGGACCTCCTTTGCCGGCGGCATCTTTAACCTTGTCCTGAATCTTGTCGACCTCAATTCCCCTCTCGTCCTCGCGGGACCGGATGTCGAGTCGCGTCTTGTTCTCTTCCTGCGGAACCGACTCGTACGTTGTTGCGGTTCTCGACTCCTTTGGCTGCGCTCCTTGTGCTCCTGACATCTTCAAttctgatcttcttcttcagttcTTCCTATATAAACctgctttaattaatttgctTCCTCTTTTGAGTCTTCAATCACATATATGTAGTAACTATGTTACACGCATGCATATGCAGCCGCCGCCTCGCTCTACATACGAAACGCTGTGGATAATGGGGGAATGCGCCACGTAGCTAGGTCAAggctgcatgcatgcatgtggcATGCAGATTAGGCTGCCACCAATCTACTACAAGTCTTAGTTGTAGTGCATATATAAATACACTCATCAATTTAAACAATCCAACTAAGTTGATCATATCGTTAAGACTTATCCATCacaaatatttacaaatttaacttattattactcaaaaaaattgttaactgATTAGATGATTGACTTGGTTCAGTGCTACTTCGTAATATCTACAAATTTATGTAaaacatgtaatactttttaacagaatataatattttacataTAAGATCTACAGAAAATATTACACGTCCCATAAAATGGTCTTATGCTCGTTCTCTCACAAAACTATCTGATCTGTTCATTCAAATAAGCATTTGCTGTTGGGAATTTTGTGGTATTACATGCGATGcaaaaggaaaaaggagaagaaaaaaact of Ipomoea triloba cultivar NCNSP0323 chromosome 3, ASM357664v1 contains these proteins:
- the LOC116011702 gene encoding uncharacterized protein LOC116011702; its protein translation is MSGAQGAQPKESRTATTYESVPQEENKTRLDIRSREDERGIEVDKIQDKVKDAAGKGGPVFGAGKEDHKDDLGLTGTG